The following coding sequences lie in one Flagellimonas eckloniae genomic window:
- a CDS encoding methylmalonyl-CoA mutase subunit beta yields MSKSGLFDEFPKVSSKQWKQKIQFDLKGADYNETLVWESLEGIKVKPFYHAEDLERAKTFKLPKNHDWKIAQAIFAGDSKKANAKALNCLQRGAESILFTIPNKQVNFEELLSEINLEHTQIHFNFQFLDIGSIKKLLAFTVDKKPCISLNIDLIGNLTKDGNWFHNLEKDHAILEEIYSLSSKVNGSHTIGVDISQYQNAGANMVQQLAYGLAHANEYLNHFSNVTSSAVEKSFPISFKVAVSGNYFFEIAKLRALRWLWRSLVSEYGIESDCHILAVPSNRNKTLYDYNVNMLRTTSECMSAVLGGADTICNRSYDAIYHKDNEFGERIARNQLLLLKEESYFTQASKAAEGTYYIESLTQQLAEKALELFKQIENSGGFLSELKKGVIQRKIKESAHKEQQLFDTKAIVSVGTNTYENGEDRMKGDLELYPFVKIQPRKTIIEPIIERRLAEKLEQKRLEDE; encoded by the coding sequence ATGAGTAAGTCTGGTCTGTTTGATGAATTTCCTAAAGTTTCCTCCAAACAGTGGAAACAAAAAATCCAATTTGATTTAAAGGGAGCGGACTATAATGAAACATTGGTCTGGGAATCTCTGGAAGGCATTAAAGTAAAACCATTTTATCATGCAGAAGATTTAGAAAGGGCAAAAACATTTAAACTTCCAAAAAATCATGATTGGAAAATTGCACAAGCTATTTTTGCTGGAGATTCTAAAAAAGCGAATGCCAAAGCTCTTAATTGTCTACAGAGAGGAGCAGAAAGTATCTTGTTCACAATACCAAACAAACAAGTCAATTTTGAGGAACTGCTTTCTGAAATCAATTTGGAACATACCCAAATCCATTTCAATTTTCAGTTTTTGGACATTGGGTCAATTAAAAAACTATTAGCATTTACGGTTGATAAAAAACCCTGCATCAGCCTAAATATAGACCTAATCGGTAACTTGACGAAAGATGGGAATTGGTTTCATAATCTGGAAAAAGACCATGCCATTTTAGAAGAAATTTATAGTCTTTCTTCTAAAGTAAATGGAAGTCATACTATTGGTGTAGATATTTCCCAATATCAAAATGCCGGTGCCAATATGGTGCAGCAATTGGCGTATGGGCTTGCCCATGCCAATGAATACCTGAATCATTTTTCAAATGTCACTTCGAGCGCAGTCGAGAAGTCTTTTCCAATATCGTTCAAAGTGGCAGTTAGTGGAAATTACTTCTTTGAAATAGCAAAGTTACGTGCACTGCGTTGGTTGTGGCGAAGCTTGGTATCCGAATATGGAATTGAAAGTGATTGCCATATTTTGGCAGTTCCTTCAAACCGAAACAAAACTTTGTATGATTATAATGTGAACATGCTGCGTACAACATCAGAATGTATGTCTGCTGTTCTGGGTGGTGCGGATACCATTTGCAACCGATCTTATGATGCTATTTATCATAAGGACAACGAATTTGGGGAACGAATCGCCAGAAACCAATTGCTGCTACTAAAAGAAGAAAGTTATTTTACCCAAGCATCTAAAGCTGCTGAGGGAACCTATTATATTGAATCTTTAACGCAACAACTTGCCGAAAAGGCATTGGAACTTTTTAAGCAAATTGAAAATTCCGGAGGGTTTTTGAGTGAGTTGAAGAAAGGTGTTATTCAACGAAAAATAAAAGAAAGTGCACATAAAGAACAACAACTTTTCGATACTAAAGCAATTGTATCAGTAGGCACCAATACCTATGAGAATGGTGAAGATCGTATGAAGGGTGATTTGGAACTCTATCCTTTTGTGAAAATTCAACCCAGAAAAACCATCATAGAGCCCATTATTGAAAGACGACTGGCAGAAAAACTGGAACAAAAAAGACTTGAAGATGAGTAG
- a CDS encoding FtsB family cell division protein: MGIKELKAKKWFKVMTNMYILVLTIFVIWMAFFDTNSLMIHLELRNEVKKLEKQKEFLQGEIDKDKKILEKFSNKEELEKFAREKYYMKKENEEIFLIEYEDSLKNKKHE; encoded by the coding sequence ATGGGAATCAAGGAGTTAAAAGCTAAAAAATGGTTTAAAGTCATGACCAATATGTACATTTTGGTCTTGACCATCTTCGTTATTTGGATGGCATTTTTTGATACAAATTCTTTGATGATTCATTTAGAATTGCGAAACGAAGTCAAAAAATTAGAGAAGCAGAAAGAATTTTTACAGGGTGAAATTGACAAGGACAAGAAAATCCTTGAAAAATTTTCCAACAAAGAAGAACTTGAAAAATTTGCTCGGGAGAAATACTATATGAAAAAGGAAAATGAAGAAATTTTCTTGATTGAATACGAAGACAGTCTAAAAAACAAAAAGCATGAGTAA
- the udk gene encoding uridine kinase, with amino-acid sequence MLILGIAGGTGCGKTTVVNQIVDELPKNEVGVISQDSYYHDLSHLTKEERGKVNFDHPNSIDFDLLISHLEQLRKGMPIEKPIYSFVEETRLAETILTPPRKVMIVEGILVLSNAQLRDMFDIKIYVHADSDERLIRRLQRDIRERGHDLEKVLTRYQTAVKPMHQQFIEPSKEFADIIIPNNHYNTVAVDMVRTIINDRLG; translated from the coding sequence ATGCTTATTCTAGGAATTGCCGGTGGCACTGGCTGTGGAAAAACTACCGTAGTAAATCAAATTGTTGATGAACTGCCTAAAAATGAAGTTGGGGTCATTTCACAAGATTCTTATTATCATGATCTTTCCCATTTAACCAAGGAAGAGCGTGGGAAAGTCAATTTTGATCACCCAAATTCGATAGATTTTGATTTATTGATTTCACATCTTGAGCAATTAAGAAAAGGCATGCCGATTGAAAAACCAATATATTCCTTTGTGGAGGAAACGCGTTTGGCGGAAACCATTTTAACGCCTCCAAGAAAGGTAATGATCGTTGAAGGTATTTTGGTTTTGAGCAATGCGCAACTACGTGATATGTTTGACATTAAAATATATGTGCATGCCGATTCCGACGAACGCTTGATCCGAAGGTTGCAACGAGATATTAGAGAACGCGGACACGATCTTGAAAAAGTATTGACAAGATACCAAACCGCTGTGAAGCCAATGCACCAGCAGTTTATAGAACCTTCCAAGGAATTTGCGGATATCATCATCCCAAACAACCATTATAACACGGTTGCCGTGGATATGGTTAGGACTATTATAAATGATAGATTAGGATAA
- a CDS encoding acetyl-CoA carboxylase biotin carboxyl carrier protein subunit, translated as MAAFFMENSYTIKVNEDFNFELSEDDISSLDILKMGNGMLHLLKNGVSYHIQILKTDFNKGLYTLNVNGNEFEISIGTPLDVLIKKMGFANNGSKNIDSISAPMPGLILDILVKEGEEVKEDDQLLILEAMKMENMITSPRNGVIKKISVKKGEAVEKEQLLIEFQ; from the coding sequence ATGGCAGCTTTTTTTATGGAAAATTCCTATACTATTAAGGTCAACGAAGACTTTAATTTCGAACTCTCTGAAGACGACATTTCCTCATTGGATATTTTAAAGATGGGCAATGGCATGCTGCACTTGCTAAAAAATGGCGTGTCTTATCATATCCAAATTTTAAAGACCGATTTTAATAAGGGACTTTATACTTTAAACGTAAATGGTAATGAATTCGAAATTTCCATTGGCACCCCTTTGGATGTGCTCATTAAAAAAATGGGTTTTGCAAACAATGGTTCCAAAAATATAGACTCCATATCTGCTCCAATGCCTGGTTTAATATTGGATATTTTGGTAAAAGAAGGTGAGGAGGTAAAAGAAGATGATCAATTATTGATTTTGGAAGCCATGAAAATGGAAAATATGATTACTTCTCCCAGAAATGGTGTCATTAAAAAGATTTCCGTAAAAAAGGGCGAAGCTGTAGAAAAGGAACAATTACTTATTGAATTTCAATAA
- a CDS encoding acetyl-CoA carboxylase biotin carboxylase subunit codes for MKKILVANRGEIALRVMKTAKKMGISTVAVFSEADRDAPHVRFADEAVCIGEAPSNKSYLLGDTIIEVALKLDVDGIHPGYGFLSENADFAEAVEKNGLTFIGPKSKAIRVMGSKLAAKEAVKAYDIPMVPGIDEAITDVAKAHEIAHEIEYPVLIKASAGGGGKGMRIVEKEADLESQMERAISEATSAFGDGSVFVEKYVTSPRHIEIQVMADTHGNVLHFFERECSIQRRHQKVVEEAPSSILTPELREEMGIAATKVAEACDYVGAGTVEFLMDADLNFYFLEMNTRLQVEHPVTELISGVDLVELQIKVARGEELPFKQEDLKIKGHAMELRVYAEDPLNDFLPSVGNLEVYKLPEGNGIRVDNGFEEGMDIPIYYDPMLSKLITYGKTREEAIELILDAIQNYKVKGVQTTLPFGTFVFKHNAFRSGNFDTHFVKDYYSPEAIKQKNTDEAEIAAMMALYQYLEDQKILKLPSN; via the coding sequence ATGAAAAAAATATTGGTTGCAAATCGGGGTGAGATTGCCCTTCGGGTAATGAAAACCGCGAAGAAAATGGGAATAAGTACCGTTGCAGTATTTTCTGAAGCCGATAGGGATGCCCCGCATGTTCGGTTTGCGGATGAAGCAGTCTGTATTGGAGAAGCACCATCTAACAAATCGTATTTGTTGGGGGATACAATTATTGAAGTAGCCTTAAAGCTAGATGTTGACGGAATTCATCCGGGATATGGTTTTTTAAGTGAGAATGCAGATTTTGCAGAAGCTGTTGAAAAGAACGGACTCACCTTTATTGGTCCAAAATCCAAAGCAATACGCGTAATGGGGAGCAAGCTTGCTGCCAAAGAGGCAGTAAAAGCCTATGATATCCCTATGGTTCCTGGTATTGATGAGGCCATTACCGATGTTGCCAAAGCCCATGAAATTGCCCATGAAATCGAATATCCAGTTTTAATAAAAGCTTCTGCCGGTGGAGGAGGGAAAGGCATGCGAATTGTTGAAAAGGAAGCAGATTTAGAATCTCAAATGGAACGTGCTATCAGTGAGGCAACTTCGGCCTTTGGTGATGGTTCTGTTTTTGTGGAAAAATATGTGACTTCTCCAAGGCACATCGAAATTCAGGTAATGGCGGATACCCATGGGAATGTGCTTCACTTTTTTGAACGGGAATGTAGTATTCAAAGACGTCACCAAAAAGTAGTGGAAGAGGCGCCATCTTCGATTTTAACACCAGAATTACGCGAAGAAATGGGAATTGCAGCAACCAAGGTTGCTGAGGCTTGCGATTATGTGGGGGCAGGTACGGTTGAGTTTTTAATGGATGCGGATTTAAACTTCTACTTTTTAGAAATGAATACCCGCTTGCAGGTAGAACACCCGGTTACCGAGTTGATTTCAGGAGTTGATTTGGTAGAGCTACAGATAAAGGTGGCTAGGGGAGAAGAACTGCCTTTTAAGCAAGAGGATTTGAAAATAAAGGGTCATGCTATGGAATTGAGGGTCTATGCGGAAGATCCATTGAACGATTTCTTGCCCAGTGTTGGTAATTTAGAAGTTTATAAACTACCTGAGGGCAATGGGATTCGGGTTGATAATGGTTTTGAAGAAGGAATGGATATTCCAATTTATTATGACCCTATGCTTTCAAAATTGATTACCTATGGTAAAACAAGGGAAGAAGCAATTGAATTGATACTTGATGCCATTCAAAACTATAAAGTCAAAGGCGTACAGACTACATTGCCTTTTGGCACTTTTGTTTTTAAGCATAATGCTTTTAGGTCGGGAAATTTTGACACCCATTTTGTAAAGGATTACTATTCTCCCGAGGCTATCAAACAAAAAAATACGGACGAAGCGGAAATCGCGGCAATGATGGCACTGTATCAATACCTCGAGGATCAAAAAATACTAAAATTACCATCAAACTAA
- a CDS encoding acyl-CoA carboxylase subunit beta — translation MDSKIKILKDKVAQAHLGGGKQRIEKQHQKKKLTARERIQYLLDEGSFEEMGILVTHRTTDFGMEKEIYYGDGVVTGYGTINERLVYVYAQDFTVFGGALSETHAEKICKVMDLAMKVGAPIIGLNDSGGARIQEGVKSLGGYADIFYRNVQASGVIPQISAVMGPCAGGAVYSPAMTDFIIMVEETSYMFVTGPNVVKTVTNEEVTSEELGGASTHAVKSGVAHKTSSNDAVCLDDIKKLLDYLPQNNTEIPKIKACKLGAEVREQLSDIVPDNPNKPYDMHDVIHGIIDADSFYEIHKDYAENIIVGFARLGGRSIGIIANQPMFLAGVLGVKSSRKAARFTRFCDAFNIPLLVLVDVPGFLPGTDQEWNGIIMHGAKLLYALSEATVPRVTVITRKAYGGAYDVMNSKHIGADFNFAWPNAEIAVMGAKGASEIIFRKEISAAKDPEAKLKEKEAEYAEKFANPYRAAQRGFIDEVILPENTRRKLLKAFAMLENKKVQTPKKKHGNIPL, via the coding sequence ATGGATTCCAAAATAAAGATTTTAAAGGATAAAGTGGCCCAAGCACATTTAGGTGGAGGTAAACAACGAATTGAAAAGCAACATCAAAAGAAAAAATTAACTGCAAGGGAACGAATCCAATATCTTTTGGATGAAGGTTCTTTTGAGGAAATGGGGATTTTGGTCACCCATCGTACCACAGATTTTGGTATGGAAAAGGAAATCTATTATGGGGATGGTGTGGTAACCGGCTATGGAACTATTAATGAGCGGTTGGTCTATGTTTATGCCCAAGATTTCACGGTTTTTGGTGGCGCCTTGTCTGAAACACATGCTGAAAAAATCTGTAAAGTAATGGATTTGGCCATGAAAGTAGGTGCACCAATTATTGGTTTGAACGATTCTGGTGGCGCCCGAATCCAAGAAGGAGTTAAGTCGCTTGGCGGTTATGCGGATATCTTTTACAGAAATGTACAGGCATCCGGAGTAATTCCACAAATATCGGCGGTAATGGGACCTTGCGCAGGAGGTGCGGTGTATTCTCCCGCAATGACAGACTTTATAATCATGGTGGAGGAAACGAGCTATATGTTCGTGACCGGTCCCAATGTGGTAAAAACGGTAACCAATGAAGAGGTGACCTCGGAAGAGTTGGGCGGTGCCAGTACGCATGCCGTTAAATCCGGGGTGGCACACAAAACTTCCTCCAATGATGCTGTCTGTTTGGATGATATTAAAAAGTTGTTGGACTATCTTCCTCAAAACAATACCGAAATCCCCAAAATAAAAGCATGTAAACTGGGAGCAGAGGTCCGTGAACAGCTTTCGGACATTGTGCCGGATAATCCCAACAAACCCTATGATATGCATGATGTTATCCATGGGATTATTGATGCCGATTCGTTTTATGAAATTCACAAGGACTATGCAGAAAACATTATCGTCGGTTTTGCACGATTGGGAGGAAGGAGTATCGGGATTATAGCCAATCAGCCTATGTTTTTGGCAGGCGTTTTAGGTGTGAAAAGCTCCAGAAAAGCCGCCCGTTTTACCCGTTTTTGCGATGCTTTTAATATTCCGTTATTGGTTTTGGTTGATGTTCCTGGTTTTCTACCTGGAACTGATCAGGAGTGGAACGGAATTATTATGCATGGTGCAAAACTGCTTTACGCCCTAAGTGAAGCAACTGTGCCGCGAGTTACGGTCATTACTAGAAAAGCATATGGAGGTGCTTACGATGTGATGAATTCCAAACACATTGGAGCTGATTTCAATTTTGCTTGGCCCAATGCGGAAATTGCGGTGATGGGTGCAAAAGGTGCGAGTGAGATTATTTTTAGAAAGGAAATTTCAGCTGCAAAGGATCCCGAGGCCAAATTGAAAGAAAAAGAAGCAGAATACGCGGAAAAGTTTGCTAACCCTTATCGTGCGGCACAAAGGGGATTTATTGATGAGGTAATCCTTCCTGAGAATACAAGGCGAAAATTATTGAAGGCTTTTGCCATGCTAGAGAATAAAAAGGTACAGACTCCAAAGAAAAAACATGGGAATATTCCGCTTTGA
- a CDS encoding multidrug effflux MFS transporter, with amino-acid sequence MQQDTQKPNFEFIALMAALMSIVALAIDAILPAISNIGVSIKSLDPIDNQLLITMIFLGLGVGQLFFGPLSDSYGRKPMVYLGFVLFGVASIICLFAPSLELMILGRILQGIGLSAPRTLAISIIRDTYKGDYMARVMSFVVAFFILVPVVAPAIGKVILDSFGWKAIFYSQLFFGFIVCIWFWKRQAETLHPEYKIPFSRSVFVNGVKEFVKYKETIVYTLMSGLVTGAFLVYLSAAQHVFENQYGLKEAFPYIFAGLAISIGLSTLLNGTLVMRFGMRKLSLLSLLAFCSIAILYTFLFWNSPNPSVLVLVVFLSAQFFCLGFMWGNFRSIAMEPIGHIAGIGAAINGFVSTLLAIPIATFIGDFVEDSVWPLFAGLAVCGLFSLAIVALVKKPKPLPTV; translated from the coding sequence ATGCAACAGGATACCCAAAAACCCAACTTTGAGTTCATAGCCTTAATGGCTGCATTAATGTCCATTGTGGCCTTGGCAATTGATGCAATTTTACCGGCAATTTCAAATATTGGGGTGTCCATTAAGAGCCTTGACCCCATTGACAACCAATTATTGATTACCATGATTTTTCTGGGACTTGGGGTTGGACAATTGTTTTTTGGTCCGTTATCCGATAGTTATGGAAGAAAACCTATGGTTTATTTGGGCTTTGTCCTATTTGGAGTTGCAAGTATTATTTGTCTATTTGCACCTTCTTTGGAGCTAATGATTTTGGGTAGGATTTTGCAAGGAATTGGACTTTCTGCGCCCCGTACCCTCGCAATATCCATAATTAGAGACACCTATAAGGGAGATTATATGGCAAGGGTGATGTCTTTTGTGGTGGCTTTTTTCATCTTGGTCCCCGTTGTGGCTCCTGCCATTGGAAAGGTTATTTTGGATAGTTTTGGATGGAAGGCCATTTTTTATTCGCAGTTGTTTTTTGGGTTTATTGTTTGTATTTGGTTTTGGAAAAGACAGGCGGAAACTCTTCACCCTGAATATAAAATTCCATTTTCTAGAAGTGTATTCGTAAATGGAGTCAAGGAATTTGTCAAGTATAAAGAAACCATTGTATACACTTTAATGTCCGGTTTGGTGACCGGCGCTTTTTTGGTGTATTTAAGTGCGGCCCAACACGTTTTTGAAAACCAATATGGATTAAAGGAGGCATTCCCCTATATTTTTGCCGGGCTTGCAATATCCATTGGACTTTCAACCTTGTTGAACGGTACTTTGGTGATGCGATTTGGTATGAGAAAACTTTCCCTCCTCTCTCTACTTGCATTTTGTTCCATAGCCATTCTGTATACATTTTTGTTCTGGAACTCACCTAACCCCAGTGTTTTGGTTTTGGTAGTTTTTCTTTCTGCACAGTTCTTTTGTTTGGGATTTATGTGGGGAAATTTTCGTTCCATTGCCATGGAGCCCATTGGTCATATTGCTGGAATTGGAGCGGCAATAAATGGTTTTGTTTCTACCCTGTTGGCTATTCCAATTGCAACCTTTATTGGCGATTTTGTGGAAGATAGTGTTTGGCCTCTTTTTGCAGGCTTGGCCGTCTGTGGCCTGTTTTCATTGGCCATTGTAGCTTTAGTGAAAAAGCCGAAACCGCTACCTACAGTTTAA
- a CDS encoding anhydro-N-acetylmuramic acid kinase — protein MKKYKVLGLMSGTSLDGLDLAYCHLWKNNGTWEFSIENTREIQYTEKMQGYLKNAIYLSEEDHGQLHQDYGVWLGEQARNFIEEHKLEVDFISSHGHTSHHRPEDGFTFQLGDGQQLANVSQQQVVCDFRTKDVSLGGQGAPLVPIGDRLLFHDYEFCLNLGGISNISFEKDGKRIAYDIGLANMPLNYITQKMGFAYDENGEMARSGKLDIELLEKLNQLEYYKLPYPKSTGYEWFTEQIVPLIEASKTSEHDLLHTFIHHNCAQVALEAHKYATKSQNKLFVAGGGALNQFFMDTLQEKLGEAIELVIPPKKLIAFKEALVFALMGVLRLENKVNVLSSVTGAKEDSYSGEVFFPKSS, from the coding sequence ATGAAAAAGTACAAGGTTTTGGGACTAATGTCCGGTACTTCATTAGATGGTTTGGATTTAGCCTATTGTCACCTTTGGAAGAACAATGGTACTTGGGAGTTTTCCATAGAAAATACTAGAGAGATTCAGTACACCGAAAAAATGCAGGGCTACTTAAAAAATGCCATTTACTTATCAGAAGAAGACCATGGTCAATTGCATCAAGACTATGGGGTTTGGCTTGGGGAACAAGCAAGAAACTTTATAGAAGAGCATAAGTTAGAAGTGGATTTTATTTCAAGCCATGGGCATACTTCGCATCATAGACCAGAAGATGGTTTTACTTTTCAATTGGGAGATGGACAACAGTTGGCAAATGTAAGTCAACAACAAGTCGTTTGCGATTTTAGAACCAAAGACGTTTCCTTGGGGGGACAGGGTGCGCCTTTAGTCCCCATTGGAGACCGATTGTTATTTCACGATTATGAGTTTTGTTTGAATCTTGGTGGGATAAGCAATATTTCCTTTGAAAAAGATGGTAAGCGAATTGCCTACGACATTGGTCTTGCAAATATGCCATTGAATTATATCACCCAAAAAATGGGATTTGCTTATGATGAAAATGGGGAAATGGCTCGATCTGGAAAATTGGATATTGAACTTTTGGAAAAACTAAACCAGCTTGAATACTACAAGCTACCCTACCCTAAATCTACAGGCTATGAATGGTTTACAGAACAAATCGTTCCTTTAATTGAAGCGTCCAAGACCTCGGAACATGATTTGCTTCATACATTCATCCATCATAATTGTGCGCAGGTTGCATTGGAGGCACACAAATATGCTACAAAGTCCCAAAATAAATTGTTTGTTGCAGGTGGTGGTGCGTTAAACCAATTTTTTATGGATACACTTCAAGAAAAACTTGGTGAGGCAATTGAACTTGTAATCCCTCCAAAAAAGTTGATTGCCTTTAAGGAAGCCCTAGTTTTTGCCTTAATGGGTGTATTACGTTTAGAAAACAAAGTCAACGTATTGTCCTCTGTAACAGGTGCCAAAGAAGATTCGTATAGTGGTGAGGTCTTTTTTCCTAAAAGCAGTTAA
- a CDS encoding class I SAM-dependent methyltransferase — MKTDIISSWEKNASEWIKVIQDNKIPSRKFTNKAILETIANLGCKNFADIGCGEGWLTREINKMGVQTVGFDAIEDLIEEAKKKDSGSYYVLTFEEIIKGKSIPNAPFDAAVFNFCLYLEEGLQKLLENTLKSISRNGSILIQTLHPFFLIQNGLAYKSQWLSDAWKGLPGNFEDGHSWYARTFENWSEILSTLKDVKITYQEVVNEDEKPISLIIKIKKLS, encoded by the coding sequence ATGAAGACCGATATCATTTCATCCTGGGAAAAGAATGCCTCAGAATGGATCAAGGTAATTCAGGACAATAAGATTCCGTCCAGAAAATTCACCAATAAAGCCATTTTGGAGACTATTGCTAACCTTGGTTGTAAAAATTTCGCGGACATTGGATGTGGTGAAGGATGGCTTACACGCGAAATAAACAAAATGGGGGTTCAAACTGTTGGGTTTGATGCAATAGAAGACCTCATAGAAGAGGCCAAAAAAAAAGATTCGGGAAGCTACTATGTACTCACTTTTGAGGAAATAATTAAAGGTAAATCTATTCCTAATGCTCCTTTTGATGCAGCAGTTTTTAACTTTTGCCTATATCTGGAGGAAGGGCTGCAAAAACTACTGGAGAACACTTTGAAGTCCATTTCCCGAAATGGTTCCATACTTATTCAGACCTTACATCCATTTTTCCTCATACAGAACGGACTTGCCTATAAAAGTCAATGGTTATCTGATGCTTGGAAGGGTTTACCAGGTAATTTTGAAGATGGGCATTCATGGTATGCCAGAACATTTGAAAATTGGTCAGAGATACTTTCAACCCTTAAAGATGTCAAGATTACTTATCAGGAGGTGGTGAATGAAGATGAAAAACCAATTTCATTAATCATTAAAATCAAAAAATTATCATGA
- a CDS encoding glycoside hydrolase family 3 protein, translating into MHNSLLSYAEATKTLTLKQKVGQLFMPAAFINDSEEDILKIEDLIRTNSIGAICFFHSRASAATNFEGKKKVIHNDDSYETLKKLIIRYQKAAEFPLLVAIDAEWGLAMRIEKTPQYPYAITLGAIQGNNDLVFAIGKQIATDCKEAGIHWNLAPVVDINNNPENPVIGYRAFGDDKYVVCRKSEAYLEGMKSVGVLGALKHFPGHGDTATDSHLGLPIINKSKEELMENELYPYQKLIKKGIDAVMIGHLSIPALDSENPSTTSSKIITDLLRADMDFEGVVISDALNMHAVSKKYSKKGLLEANAFAAGMDMMCFSEHSKEGIEEIIASASEKRIEESFKRVWKLKEQAFSSTSLEENHNPKLSSELNKKIAAYSITELYGNPNGIEEIKTSDFLNLSLPNQSVNSFSSKIEENFGQKHHQLNSSTIEMIRGKVAKNENIVLALFPPSIKPKNKFGVDETTLEFIQTLINKKRVLIYLFGNPYMLDILQLKSDTSVVVVYQDFTEFQEVAYDHFSGQKEAKGKLPITLKTLHV; encoded by the coding sequence ATGCATAACAGTTTATTATCCTATGCTGAAGCAACAAAAACACTTACCTTAAAACAAAAGGTGGGTCAATTGTTCATGCCCGCAGCATTTATCAATGATTCTGAAGAAGATATTCTTAAGATTGAAGATTTGATACGAACAAATAGTATAGGCGCCATTTGTTTTTTTCATAGTCGGGCAAGCGCAGCAACCAATTTTGAAGGCAAAAAAAAAGTAATCCATAATGATGACAGCTACGAAACGCTGAAAAAACTTATTATTAGGTACCAAAAGGCTGCAGAATTCCCCTTGCTAGTAGCAATTGATGCCGAGTGGGGCTTGGCCATGCGAATAGAAAAAACTCCTCAGTACCCCTATGCAATTACCTTAGGTGCCATCCAAGGAAACAACGATTTAGTTTTTGCTATTGGCAAGCAAATAGCAACGGACTGCAAAGAAGCAGGTATCCATTGGAACTTGGCTCCTGTAGTGGATATTAATAATAATCCAGAAAATCCAGTAATTGGATATCGGGCTTTTGGTGATGACAAATACGTAGTTTGTAGAAAGTCCGAAGCTTACTTGGAGGGCATGAAAAGTGTAGGCGTATTAGGGGCTCTTAAACACTTTCCCGGACATGGAGATACTGCTACCGACTCTCACTTGGGATTACCCATAATCAATAAATCAAAGGAAGAGTTGATGGAAAATGAACTCTACCCCTATCAAAAGCTTATAAAAAAAGGGATAGATGCTGTAATGATCGGTCATTTATCCATTCCAGCATTGGATTCGGAAAATCCGTCCACTACCTCATCAAAAATTATAACAGATTTATTACGAGCAGATATGGATTTTGAAGGTGTCGTTATTTCTGATGCTTTGAATATGCATGCTGTGTCCAAAAAATATTCTAAAAAAGGACTTCTCGAAGCAAATGCATTTGCAGCTGGAATGGATATGATGTGTTTCTCTGAACACTCAAAGGAAGGTATCGAAGAAATAATTGCAAGTGCATCAGAAAAAAGAATAGAAGAGAGTTTCAAAAGGGTCTGGAAATTAAAAGAGCAAGCATTTTCAAGCACTTCTTTAGAAGAAAACCACAATCCAAAGTTATCTTCAGAATTAAATAAAAAAATAGCAGCGTACAGTATCACGGAACTCTATGGAAACCCAAATGGTATTGAAGAAATTAAAACAAGTGATTTTCTCAATCTTTCATTACCCAACCAATCAGTAAACAGTTTTTCTTCAAAAATCGAAGAGAATTTTGGGCAAAAACACCATCAGCTGAATAGCTCCACAATAGAAATGATCAGAGGCAAAGTAGCTAAGAATGAAAATATTGTGCTAGCGCTTTTTCCACCATCCATAAAACCAAAAAATAAGTTTGGGGTTGATGAAACGACATTGGAATTCATTCAAACCTTAATTAACAAGAAAAGGGTTTTGATTTATCTCTTTGGAAATCCATATATGCTTGATATACTACAATTGAAATCCGACACTAGCGTGGTGGTGGTTTATCAGGATTTTACAGAATTTCAAGAAGTTGCATATGACCATTTTAGTGGTCAAAAAGAAGCAAAGGGAAAACTCCCTATCACACTTAAAACACTTCACGTATGA